From Pseudomonas putida, one genomic window encodes:
- a CDS encoding DNA topoisomerase IB has protein sequence MLDCTLPASLHYVDDSQPGLSRRRWRDRFIYLDAQGQRVRDSETLARIAALVIPPAYTDVWICADPQGHLQATGRDARGRKQYRYHAQWRELRDQHKYGRMLAFAQALPKLRAQLETHLARPGLDREKVMALVVSLLDHTLIRIGNQRYLRDNKSYGLTTLRNRHVKVEGSTIRFQFRGKRGVEHNVTLRDRRLANLLKRCMELPGQALFQYLDEEGQRHSIGSSEINQFLQQLTGADFTAKDYRTWAGSSLALSLLRPLAWEPESEAKRQVASIVKQVAARLGNTPAVCRRCYIHPAVLEHYALGRLAELPGRRVRKGLDPEEVALLLFLQALEQAQAN, from the coding sequence ATGCTTGACTGCACCCTACCCGCCAGCCTGCATTACGTTGACGATAGCCAGCCCGGCCTGAGCCGGCGCCGCTGGCGCGACCGTTTCATCTACCTCGATGCCCAAGGCCAGCGGGTGCGCGACAGCGAAACCCTGGCACGCATCGCCGCCCTGGTGATCCCGCCAGCCTACACCGACGTGTGGATTTGCGCCGACCCGCAAGGCCACCTGCAAGCCACAGGGCGCGATGCGCGTGGCCGCAAGCAATACCGCTACCACGCCCAGTGGCGCGAGCTGCGCGATCAACACAAATATGGACGCATGCTGGCCTTCGCCCAGGCATTGCCCAAGCTTCGGGCACAGCTGGAGACCCACCTGGCGCGCCCGGGGCTGGACCGGGAGAAGGTAATGGCACTGGTGGTCAGCCTGCTGGACCACACACTGATCCGCATCGGCAACCAGCGCTATTTGCGCGACAACAAATCCTACGGCCTGACCACGCTGCGCAACCGCCATGTGAAGGTCGAGGGCAGCACCATCCGCTTCCAGTTCCGCGGCAAGCGCGGCGTGGAACACAATGTCACCCTGCGCGACCGACGCCTGGCCAACCTGCTCAAACGTTGCATGGAGCTGCCGGGCCAAGCGCTGTTCCAGTACCTGGACGAAGAAGGCCAGCGGCACAGCATTGGGTCCAGTGAGATCAACCAATTCCTGCAGCAACTGACCGGTGCCGATTTCACTGCCAAGGATTACCGCACCTGGGCAGGTAGCAGCCTGGCGCTGAGCCTGCTCAGGCCGCTGGCCTGGGAGCCGGAGAGCGAGGCCAAGCGCCAGGTTGCGAGTATCGTCAAGCAGGTGGCCGCGCGCCTGGGTAACACCCCGGCCGTATGCAGGCGCTGCTATATCCACCCTGCCGTGCTGGAGCATTACGCCTTGGGACGCCTGGCAGAGCTTCCTGGCCGCCGCGTGCGCAAGGGCCTTGATCCCGAAGAAGTGGCATTGCTGTTGTTTCTGCAGGCACTGGAGCAAGCACAAGCCAATTGA
- the csrA gene encoding carbon storage regulator CsrA translates to MLILTRKVGESIVINDDIKVTILGVKGMQVRIGIDAPKDVQVHREEIFKRIQAGSPAPEKHDDQH, encoded by the coding sequence ATGCTGATACTCACCCGTAAGGTTGGCGAAAGCATCGTCATCAACGATGACATCAAAGTCACCATTCTGGGCGTCAAGGGGATGCAGGTGAGGATTGGCATTGATGCACCAAAGGATGTCCAGGTGCACCGTGAAGAAATCTTCAAGCGTATCCAGGCCGGTAGCCCAGCCCCGGAAAAGCACGACGATCAACACTGA
- a CDS encoding response regulator produces MNTILIVDDEYLIADILGFALEDEGFLVEKASNGRKALEALQEKRVDLVITDYMMPVLNGEELVLAIRKELQLPDLPVILMSGAQASQGRPELFAAAFDKPFDVDKLIAKVRELLGA; encoded by the coding sequence ATGAACACTATTCTGATCGTCGATGACGAATACCTGATCGCCGATATCCTGGGCTTTGCCCTGGAGGACGAAGGCTTTCTGGTAGAAAAGGCGAGCAATGGGCGCAAGGCCCTGGAAGCGTTACAGGAAAAACGCGTGGATCTGGTGATCACCGACTACATGATGCCGGTGCTCAACGGCGAAGAGTTGGTACTGGCCATCCGCAAAGAGCTGCAGTTGCCCGACCTCCCTGTGATCCTGATGAGTGGCGCGCAGGCCAGCCAAGGACGCCCGGAGCTGTTCGCTGCGGCGTTCGACAAACCGTTCGACGTGGACAAGTTGATCGCCAAAGTGCGCGAGCTGCTTGGCGCCTGA